One segment of Castanea sativa cultivar Marrone di Chiusa Pesio chromosome 3, ASM4071231v1 DNA contains the following:
- the LOC142629125 gene encoding uncharacterized protein LOC142629125 has product MAYQDVSSHLVNFSDLSRFTQFQDDFRMEIISIAAWLIWNRRNAIHFVQTTHPLTNICSMTGNLLQEYLVAQNDDLVLPCPTIMQQWRSPDHNIYKVNFDAAIFSSSNLAGIGVISCDCDGEAIGALSMPIPLAQLVAAMEALACCGVVKFAIEIGLFQVVFEGDSVVIINALTKDTGELSSYGNILEDICTLVFVFQLVEFNHVPRNCNSVTNAFAKKVSSVLRLQVWLEDIPPDIVPLV; this is encoded by the coding sequence ATGGCTTACCAAGATGTTTCATCCCATCTCGTGAACTTCAGTGACCTCTCTAGGTTCACGCAATTTCAGGATGATTTTAGAATGGAGATCATCTCTATAGCAGCTTGGCTCATATGGAATAGGCGCAATGCTATCCACTTTGTTCAGACTACTCACCCTCTAACCAATATTTGTAGTATGACGGGCAACCTTCTCCAGGAATACCTTGTAGCTCAGAATGATGACCTAGTGCTCCCATGTCCAACTATTATGCAGCAGTGGCGATCCCCTGATCACAACATCTACAAGGTGAATTTTGATGCGGCTATCTTCAGCTCATCCAACTTAGCGGGAATTGGAGTGATTTCTTGTGATTGTGATGGGGAAGCAATAGGTGCCCTTTCGATGCCCATTCCGCTAGCTCAATTAGTAGCGGCTATGGAGGCTCTAGCTTGCTGTGGGGTTGTGAAATTCGCGATAGAGATTGGTCTGTTTCAGGTAGTGTTTGAAGGTGACTCGGTTGTGATCATCAATGCTCTAACCAAAGATACTGGTGAACTATCCAGTTATGGGAATATTTTGGAGGACATTTGCActctagtttttgtttttcagCTGGTAGAATTTAATCACGTTCCTCGTAATTGTAATTCAGTCACTAATGCTTTTGCAAAGAAAGTGAGCTCTGTGTTAAGACTACAGGTTTGGTTGGAAGACATTCCCCCAGACATTGTCCCTCTTGTTTGA